CGGATGCGGATGAACGCGCCGAAGGTGCCGACCGGGGGCAGCCCCGGTATGAAGTACGGCAGCGACGCGGCCACGCCGTACCGCCGGCACATGAGATAGTGGCCGGACTCGTGCACGAGCAGGATCGTGATCAGCGTCGCCGCGAAGGGGATCCCGTGGATGAGCTGCCGCGGGTCGGCGATCGGGTCGAAGCCGCGGGCAAGCGTCGACGCCATGGCCGTGGTGAGCGCCGTCGCGGCGAGCAGGAGGGCGTGGACGAGCGGGAAGCGGCGGGTCCCGGCGACGGGCACCGCCCCCACGGCCATCTCGGGCTGGCTCATGAGCTTCGGGACGTCGCCCTCTCCGGCGCTCCGACCGTCACCGGATCGCCCACCCGGGCGCCAAGGACGGCACTCGCCGAGCCATCGCGCACGGCGATCTCGAGAAGTCCCCAGCTGTTCACGACGGCGACCGCCTGGCCGCGCGGTGCCGCGCCGTACGAGACGGCGATGCCGCGCAACCGAGCTCCCGCGATGCTAATGGAAAGATGGGAACGAGGAAAGGCCGCGAGCGCTTCTTCGGTGATGTTCGTCGTGAGGTTCCCGAAGCGGTCGACGTAGATGACCTGACCTCGAAGCCCTTCCGGCACGGGGACCGCAACGGGGACGCTGAGCCGCTCCATGTCGGATGCCGCCCGGCCGAGCGTCCCCGGGTCCGTGCCCGTGGCGAGCGCCGCCGCGACCGGCGCGAACACGTCCCGCCCATGGAAGGTGGCGCTCCGCGGCGAGAGGAAGAAGCGTTCGTCGGTCAGCTCGACGATGCGGCGGGCGCCGCCCGCGGCGAGCGACAGGAGGCCGTTGTCCGGGCCGACCAGCAGCGCCCGATCCGTCACGACACAGAGCGCGCGGCGGCTCGTGCCGACGCCGGGGTCGACCACCGCCACGTGGACCGCGCCGCGCGGGAAATACGGCACGGCATGGCGGAGGACGAGCGCGCCCGCGAGCACGTCCTGCGGCGGAATGCCGTGCGTGACGTCGATCACCGGCACCCCCGGCGCACGCTCGGCGATCACGCCCTTCATGATGCCGACCCACGGGTCGGCCGTGCCGAAGTCCGTCGTCAGGGTGATCAGCGCCATCAGCGGCGGCGCGCGAGCGCCTCCTCCGCGGCAGCCCACAGGAGCGGAACCATGATCTCGTGATGGCCGGTCAGCTGGATGCCGCGGCCGCCGGCGGCGGTGGGGCGAGCCACGACGTTCACGCTCGGACGGTACTGGCGGTGGAAGTCCATGTCGATGGTGGTGAGGTCGCGCACTGGATGGCCGAGGTTACGGGCCAGGTTGAGCGCCTTCACGAAGACCTCGGGGAGGACGACGGCCGAGCCGAGGTTCATATAGACGCCCCCCGCGAGCCGCGCGACCACGCCCGCGAGCAGGTGAAAGTCGCGCAGGCTGCCGAGCCCCACGGCGGCGCCGTCCGCGCTCGGATGCATGTGGATGATGTCGGTCCCGACCGCGACGTGCACCGTCACCGGCGTCCCGGCTCGCGCCGCAGCGGCGAGGATGCTCGTGCGGCCGAAGGGCAGGCGCTCGCGCAGCATCGCTCGGCCGACCGCCTCGCCGAGGCCGAGACCCTGGCCGACGCCGTCGCAGATGGCCTGATTCAGGAACGCCCCGGTCTCGTGCGCCATCCCGAAGGTGCCGCGGTCGAGACCCGGTCCGACATCCTCCGAGGTCCGCCCGCCCCAGGCGAGCTCGAAGTCGTGGATCAGACAGGCGCCGTTCATGGCGATGGCGGCGAGCCTCCCGCGCGCGACGAGGTCGGCGACGAGCGGACCGAGGCCGACCTTGATCACGTGGGCGCCCATGCCGAGCACCACCGGCCGCCCATTGCGCAGGGCGCGCGCGATGCGCGCCGCAGCCTCGCGCAAGTCGTGCGCCGCGAGGATGTCCGGCAGGCCGTCGAGGAGTCCCCGGACCGTGAGCCCGGCGCGCACGGGCCGGCCGAGGGCGGCCGCCAGCACCTTGCTCGGCCGGCGCGCGAGCGGGACGGTGCGGACGCGGCTCGGGTCGATCGGGGCGATGGCGCGGCGCGGCCGGAGCGCGCGCGCCCGGCGGCGCGTCACGCTCGCGCCTCGAAGAGGCGGCGGTCGACCAGCTCGCAGATGACGTGCCCGGCGAGGATGTGCGTCTCCTGGATGCGGGCGGAGTGCGTGGAGGCCGAGACCCGGAGACACACCTCGACCATGGTCGCCAACGGCCCGCCGTCGCCGCCGGTCAAGCCGACCGTCCGCACCTCGCGCTCGCGGCACGCCTCGACGGCGCGGAGCACGCTCGGCGAGCGGCCGCTCGTCGAGATGGCCAGCGCCACGTCGCCGCGCTCGCCGAGCGCGCGCACCTGCCGGGCGAACACCTGCTCGTATCCATAGTCATTCGCGATTGCGGTGAGGGCGGACGTGTCGGTGGTGAGCGCCACGGCCGGAAGCGCCGGCCGTTCGCGCGAGAAGCGCCCGACGAACTCCGCCGCGATGTGCTGGGCGTCGGCCGCGCTGCCGCCGTTGCCGAAGAGGAGGACCTTCCGTCCGGCGCTCAGCGCCTCCGCGACGAGGTCGATCGCGCGCTCGAGGGCTGCCGCGTTCTCCTCGAGGAATACCTCGCGCGCCCGGGCGCTCTCCGCGAACAGGCGCCGGATCTCCGCCTGGGTGGCGGTCGCCATCAGCCGACCTCGGGCGCCGGCGGGATGATGTGCTCGACGAAGAAGCGCAGGACGTCGAGGGGCGTGATGATGCCGACCAGCCGGCCCTCGCGCGCCACCAGCACGTGGTCGACCTGGCGGTCGCGCATCAGCGCCATCACGTTCTCGGTGGTCTCGAACTCGTCGATCACCGTCGGCTCGCGCGCCATGATGTCGCTGGCCGGCCG
This Deltaproteobacteria bacterium DNA region includes the following protein-coding sequences:
- a CDS encoding SAM-dependent chlorinase/fluorinase translates to MALITLTTDFGTADPWVGIMKGVIAERAPGVPVIDVTHGIPPQDVLAGALVLRHAVPYFPRGAVHVAVVDPGVGTSRRALCVVTDRALLVGPDNGLLSLAAGGARRIVELTDERFFLSPRSATFHGRDVFAPVAAALATGTDPGTLGRAASDMERLSVPVAVPVPEGLRGQVIYVDRFGNLTTNITEEALAAFPRSHLSISIAGARLRGIAVSYGAAPRGQAVAVVNSWGLLEIAVRDGSASAVLGARVGDPVTVGAPERATSRSS
- a CDS encoding D-sedoheptulose 7-phosphate isomerase translates to MRRLFAESARAREVFLEENAAALERAIDLVAEALSAGRKVLLFGNGGSAADAQHIAAEFVGRFSRERPALPAVALTTDTSALTAIANDYGYEQVFARQVRALGERGDVALAISTSGRSPSVLRAVEACREREVRTVGLTGGDGGPLATMVEVCLRVSASTHSARIQETHILAGHVICELVDRRLFEARA
- a CDS encoding CBS domain-containing protein — encoded protein: MKGHARTIMTERVTAVSPDTSLEAVARILVAGRFGGVPVVDRDGQVLGFLSEKDLMTALLQSSNADRPASDIMAREPTVIDEFETTENVMALMRDRQVDHVLVAREGRLVGIITPLDVLRFFVEHIIPPAPEVG